In Saccharomyces eubayanus strain FM1318 chromosome XIV, whole genome shotgun sequence, the sequence aatgttttACACTTTCAAGAGCAAGGGCAGCTGACTTCGTTTCAGAAATTACAGTCTGAGATTGAAACAAACACAAGGAAACTTGATATGATTATAGATTTGTTGAAGGACGATACAGTCGGAAgggaggaaaaaaaagtggcGGATCACGGCAATGTAACTTTGGGACCGGAAAGTGACAAAGGGTGGTGGGATAGCATGATGATGATGTGTAAAGAACTAagaaatattatcaaaaaatacaagGAATATTTCCTATGGACAATCTgtattttaattttgttgTACTGCAACATATATGTGTATTATAAATTCTAAAAGCGTGTAAGTGAATAGAAAAACATTGAATTTCAATAATGAGGGCAAGTCGCTGCcgttctttttctatatgtatgtattCTAACTTTGCGTGCGTATatgctgtttttttgtttttttttgactgAAGCGAGAAAAGGCGATGATGGCGTGACTTTTTGAAACAGAGTGATAGATTAACAAAGTACACAATAAACGCTAATGACAAAAACAGCAATGGGAGTATGGAGAATGGAGAAAACCACAGCGGGATAGATATAACTCCCTATTGTGACACCGGTGAAGTGTTCGAGGCCGACAGGATACGAGAAGTATGGGAAAGGGAAGATAAAGAATGGCTGcaaaagaccaaaaacGATGCCAGTGGATATGCATACCCGGCACTGGGCAAATCGCCGTATATTGGTGAGACGAGTGATGGCAGGatggaaaagaaggttCTGTGTCAAGACATATTTTGGTCATGCGACGGTACCTCGCTTGTTTCTGTACATAACGATTTTGGCATTAGGCAGTATTTAATACCGGAGGAAAACGATGGCgacaacaaaaacaaagaactACTGCTTCTACTGCCGTTCAGTAGATTCTTCAAGAACCAATCCATTGTTTCGTGTGCAGTACACCCACTCTACTCGCTTTATGATGAACCGTCGGGCGGAGTGGCTACCGACAAAATCGCGATTGGAAGCAAGAACTTTCCTTTGCAGCTGTACTCCGTGATGGACGGACAATGCGTTGCGACCTTCGACACGACGAACGAAATGAATGGAGAATACGAGACTGCGTACAGCGTGAAAATCGATACCGAAGCGCATATCTATACCGGCTCGCACCGAAACAAAGTGGCCATATACGACATGCACCGGCGGGAAGCCGTGTGGATGCACCGCAGCAGCAAGAAAGCGAGCAAGGGAAGGCACAGCATTATCTCGTGTTTTGAAGAGCAGCCAGCGGGAGCGGCTGCTCTTCCAAGAGGACCCTTGCTGTGCGGTAGCTACGCTAATGAACTGTTCCTAGTGGACCCCCGCCACCAGCAGCCGGTAGCGATAAGCCGCAGTGGCCAGAAGGCGGCCATGGGCGTCATCCAGATCCTCACTAGCGACAACGGGCGGTACGTGTATGTCGCTAGACGCAACAGCGATAAGATCAGTGTCTACGACCGCCGGGACCTGCAGCGCGAGGTGAGCCTGCTGGCGCTGCCCTTCCGCGTCCGCCAAGACTCTGCCAAGTTCAAAGCATGCGTGGATGCGACACACGGGCTGAGTATGGGTACTCCGTGGGGGGCCGTGCTGAATTGGGGCCACGACCTGGTGGAGTTCGGAGGAGTCTCCCCGCATCAGCGAAGTGAAGAACAGGCTGTAGCTTCCCTTCCGCCAGAGTCAGAATGGAGCACTGGTCCCGAGTCCATGGGATTTACCACGACGGTGGTGAAGAGTTGTCCTACAGAGCCCGGTCTCTTGGCGCTGGCCCACGGGGGCACGATCTCACTGGGCAGGCTCAGCGGCTAAACGGCAAAACGGCATGGTGCCCGCCATGGGGATCACCCGGCTGCGTTTTGCCAATGGATGCGCAAAAGAAATGAGGGAGATTTGTTCCCCCAGACACCGctctctttgttttcacttGCCTTATGCCgccaaaaaattttttttcgcatCGAAGAAATccccaaaaagaaatgaagaaaaaaagttcttgTTTTATATAGCATCAGTACCATAAGGTAAAACATCCTTTTAGAGCATTGAAAAAGGCCCCAACCACCCCTcttttgtctcttttgtctcttttgTAGAAGTTGATAGATACCGTATAGTGTACATAGGGGCATGCATAGAGTCTGAAGTTACATCTGTTCTGTACTGCGCataaaaaaacttaaaGAATAGTTCACGGGATAGTTGCCACATAGTGCCCGTAAATCCCGTTTCAGCTGGAAAACAACCACAAACAACGAACGATGACTACTCAAGAATCGATCAAGCCTTTGGTCGACAGAATCTTATCGAACCCTCTGCAGTTTAGTGCTGCAATGATCTctaagaaatcaaagaataataataataatggtaCTACCGCCGCGCCGCAAAATAGCTCGTACATCGTGATAGGGAAGCAGCATAATAATAGCAGTTCTGGCGGCACCACTATTGCAACTTCTAATGGCGGCCAAGCACAACCCGATGGGTCGATGGAAAAGtctaaaaatgaaaataagcCTGATGCCGCTCCCAAATCGATGGCCGAAGCTTTGTTACTATATACTTCTAAGAATAGTAACAGCGGTAATAATGTTGCCGCTGTGAAAAGGCCAGCGGAGCTTTCTACGGAGCTTTCTACGGAACCTCCCACTTCTGCTTCTGCCTCGGAAGATGAGAAAGAAGTTGAGAAGGAAGAcgagaaagaagaacaggtccatgaagaagaagaagaaggagaaggaGAGGTATTTCACGAGGCAAGGGATTATCTAGAGCCTGAAAATGCCCACATAAACGATGACGAAGACATTGGTGAAGACATCGGTGAAGACATCGGTGAAGATTTTGGCTTGCCTGTAGCTACCGTTGATggagaagaggaaaagggTACGCTTTCTGGCACCAATGAAGCggacgatgatgatgaagacatGGATTATGATTCCACTGCCATGGAGAAGGAGCTccctgaagaagaagaagaaggaggAGAAGGAGGAGAAAGCGATTCTAGCTCTGCAATTTCCGAAGATGAGAAAAAGGATCTACGCAAAGATTTGATAGAGGCTAATACAGAAAACGTAAAGCAAGGCGAAACGCAAAACAACGACGCGGAAGCAAGTAAGATCGTAACTCCAAAAggagaacaagaagaggaagaggaagaggaagaagaagaagaattaaaaCATAAACCAAGATCAGTTACCCCACCAACTACGATATCAGATCTGTCGAACTTTTACcaatttaatgaaaatatcaacGATCACGGGTCCTTGAATTCTAGTAAAATCATCAAGAATTGGGGTGACCAATTCACTACTTTGAAACCTCGTGGCCTATTAAACCATGGTGTTACTTGTTATACAAATGCCGCAGTGCAAGCCATGTTACATATCCCTTCCATTCAACATTATCTGTTTGACATTCTTTTAGGAAAGTACGACAGCACCATCTCAAAAAGCTCTGTTTCCTACACTCTAGCCGAAACGAGCAAGAAAATGTGGTCACCGATCTCGAAAAATCCTAAAAAAAGCCCTTCAGCCTCTTACATCAATCCGAAATATTTAATATCCAGACTAGATGATATCAACTGTATGATGAGCGAATGGCAGCAGGAAGATTCTCATGAATATTTCATGTCACTGATGTCAAGATTACAAGAAGATTCCGTCCCCAAGGGGCATAAGCTAATAGAATCGATAATCTATGACATATTTGGCGGTCTTTTAAAGCAAATCGTCACTTGCAAATCTTGCGGCAGTATATCCAAAACGGAACAACCCTTTTACGATCTATCGTTGCATTTGAAGGGTAAGAAAAAGCTGGATTCAGATTCAGATTTGTTGGATGGTAGCAGTAATAATGCTTCCACCGCCAGCTTTACT encodes:
- the SWT21 gene encoding Swt21p; this translates as MENGENHSGIDITPYCDTGEVFEADRIREVWEREDKEWLQKTKNDASGYAYPALGKSPYIGETSDGRMEKKVLCQDIFWSCDGTSLVSVHNDFGIRQYLIPEENDGDNKNKELLLLLPFSRFFKNQSIVSCAVHPLYSLYDEPSGGVATDKIAIGSKNFPLQLYSVMDGQCVATFDTTNEMNGEYETAYSVKIDTEAHIYTGSHRNKVAIYDMHRREAVWMHRSSKKASKGRHSIISCFEEQPAGAAALPRGPLLCGSYANELFLVDPRHQQPVAISRSGQKAAMGVIQILTSDNGRYVYVARRNSDKISVYDRRDLQREVSLLALPFRVRQDSAKFKACVDATHGLSMGTPWGAVLNWGHDLVEFGGVSPHQRSEEQAVASLPPESEWSTGPESMGFTTTVVKSCPTEPGLLALAHGGTISLGRLSG
- the UBP10 gene encoding ubiquitin-specific protease UBP10; the encoded protein is MTTQESIKPLVDRILSNPLQFSAAMISKKSKNNNNNGTTAAPQNSSYIVIGKQHNNSSSGGTTIATSNGGQAQPDGSMEKSKNENKPDAAPKSMAEALLLYTSKNSNSGNNVAAVKRPAELSTELSTEPPTSASASEDEKEVEKEDEKEEQVHEEEEEGEGEVFHEARDYLEPENAHINDDEDIGEDIGEDIGEDFGLPVATVDGEEEKGTLSGTNEADDDDEDMDYDSTAMEKELPEEEEEGGEGGESDSSSAISEDEKKDLRKDLIEANTENVKQGETQNNDAEASKIVTPKGEQEEEEEEEEEEELKHKPRSVTPPTTISDLSNFYQFNENINDHGSLNSSKIIKNWGDQFTTLKPRGLLNHGVTCYTNAAVQAMLHIPSIQHYLFDILLGKYDSTISKSSVSYTLAETSKKMWSPISKNPKKSPSASYINPKYLISRLDDINCMMSEWQQEDSHEYFMSLMSRLQEDSVPKGHKLIESIIYDIFGGLLKQIVTCKSCGSISKTEQPFYDLSLHLKGKKKLDSDSDLLDGSSNNASTASFTSNATTAQSSASSAAPNLNTTTPGSAAGNLSSVNRRFSIEKSIRDFFNPELIKVDKEQKGYVCEKCHKTTNAVKHNSIIRAPETLLVHLKKFRFNGTSSSKMKQAVSYPMFLDLTEYCDDKDLPVKYQLLSVVVHEGRSLSSGHYIAHCKQPEGTWATYDDEYINKISERDVLKEPNAYYLLYTRLTPKVISLPLAKSTMTADNITSSKSKQEQASSESNKRPLKINSKKNNRKKWKKNKKRKFSK